The region TGTGTCAAACAGGTCTAGGATCCAAAATAGATCGGGATTACAAGTTCAGAGTGCCAATTTCCGGGATTCAAAGTTCAGGatttattttggactttttccGTTTGATTTGATGCACCTGTTGTCAATTCGTCGGAAGAGTGCTTTTCACTCGAGCGGAACCCGGACCGGGCGGAACTAAAATTCGCGCACCATTCAGCTTCCCATCCCCCAAATAAAAACATATCTAGGGTTGCTCCTCCGGCTGTCCCCTTCCGCTTGTCGTCCTCTCTCCTCCGGTACCTCATATAAAGCCGCCTCGTCTTCTCCCTATTCTAGTGTCACAGCCTCTGCAAGTCTTTACCGTGTGCGCGAGTGTGTGTTACAGAGAAGATGAATGCTGTTGCGTCGGAggaggcgggcgcggcggcggtgaCCCTGGAGGAGCTGAGGAAGAAGATGGCCGACTTCGCCAGGGAGAGGGACTGGGAGCAGTACCACAGCCCGAGGAACCTCCTGCTTGCTCTGGTCCGCCCCTCTGACTCATTTCTTGATTTCTCCCCTCTGAACCTCTCTTTGGTTATTTAGCCTTTTTCTTTGTCCTTGTAGATTCATTTGGGGGCAATTTTCTTGGTGAATTACTGTTGGAGATCTTATTCTTTATGATCCTTATTATTGTTTGTACCTGGCTGTTTTTATCCTTCTGCGTTTGATCTGTTTTTTAACTTCTATCCTTCTGCGTTTGATCTGTTTTTTACTATACTTCTAGGAATAGCAAATAATGGGcgtgtttttttgcctattccatGAGGTAAGGAAATCATTAATTGTAAAGATTTGTCTTCTTTTGGGCAAATCATTTTTGCTGCTTCTGTGACTCTTTCTAGTAGTCTCCTTTTACATTCCCAAGGATGGTGAGCTCTTTATTTCGACTTCTTGGAGGATCAGTTGTTCAAATTTGGCTTGCTCATGTTTTTACTGTCACATAAAACACACCTGAAGTTGTAATAACCCTGTATTCCTTTGACCTACCCAAATGCTCCCTTCATTTttattttactctgcatattagcttTGTCTTAAATTAAACTTTATAAACTTATTATTAACATCTACAATAAGCGGAGTAACTGCACAATTGCTCACGAAATCCATATAGGTGTACCTTCCAAAACCACTTATATCATGATATAAACAGAGGTCTGTAATAGGTATGGTAACATCACCCATCGTGTTGAAATGTCCTCTGTTTGTTTCGTATTATGAACCCATAAATCATAATCATGATAATATATTGGACTTCTTGTTTTGTTTGTTTGCTCTTGCTTATATGAAGGCAAAACTATGATTCAGTAAGCAGGGATCCTTTTTTCATactgtactagtatagtactactaCATAGCTGTGCTGGAGAAAGCAACTAAAAGGCCTGTACCATAATTCATACTGCCCTCTTTTGCCAACATTTGTGCTGCCAATAGAACAGGCAAATGTCGGAAGTCTGTAGGCTGTAGCTACTTTATACTCCACCTGTAGCTCATCTGTCTCTTCTGATCATGTCCGGTGGTGTAATGTGGTTTGTGATACGTTGTGGGTGCAGGTGGGTGAGGTGGGAGAGCTCTCTGAGATATTCCAGTGGAAAGGGGAGGTGCCCAAGGGGCTGCCCGGGTGGGAAGAGAGGGAGACGGAGCACCTCGGTGAGGAGCTCGCCGACGTGCTCCTCTACCTCGTCCGCCTCTCGGACATGTGTGGTGTCGACCTGGGCAAGGCCGCGCTGCACAAGATCGACCTCAACGCTCGCAAGTACCCCGCCGGGCCAGGCTGCAGGCCATCCAAGAAGGGCGCTCACTGCTCCGACGACACCGGTGACCGCCCCGATGATTGCGGCGACGTGGTGGCTGCCGTCCACACCAACGAGATCAAGAAGGAACATGCTAGCTAACAACGCGTCCTGAACCCTGAAACGTGTTGGTTCACCACTCTGAATTCTGCCTTGCCATAGGCAAGCATCTGGCTCACTGTCTAGTTCAATCATTTCGTTGGTTAGCAATGTGATCAGAACACCTGGTTTTCGTTAATCAAAAGGGTTGGATTTGCCTGCTCCACTGTcttttttttttaacttttttttgaGTTAGCAATGTGACCACGTCAGGTTTTCATGCTTACCTACGTGGAGAGAATTAACAATCCCTTCGTGGAATTTCACAACGATTACACCTAAAGTTTCATCCATAATTTAGCAATTCACAAGTAAATAGGCCATGGCCAGCCAACGGATCACAGGTCATGAAATGCAAAATCCTCTCGGAGACCAACAGCGGACCCCTTGTGCAATACTGCATTTAACAACTTTACAGCAAGACATTATTCTGCCGCTCAGATAGCTGGTCTTCAGAAATTctttaggccttgttcggttgcaTCAAAATTGAAGGGGTTTGAAGTGGATTGAGGTGGATTAAATCCCATACAAGTCAAAATCTCACCCAATCCCCTCCAAACCTCTTCAATCCCCTCCAGGAGAGGTTTATCCGAACAAGGCCTTAAGGGTAGGAATTTTGAAGGATTAAAATTTCTAGGATTTTTTTCTATGTTTCGATATGTTGGGTTTTTTGAATATAGGAATTTTTTCTAGGTTGATTGCTTGATTCATAGGCAGCGGCGTAGCCAGGCTAGGCCGGGCAACAGGAGTGGCCCCGGGTGTGGCAGGCCGACCATTCGTTCTGTGTAGCCGCAGTACAACTACATGGTATTATTTTTACTAAATGACCCCTGGGCTGCCTTATATTGTTCGCTGACTCCCCAAAAACTTATTTCGTCGCTTGACCCCCATTCACGCCGGACCGCAAGGCGCCACACTTGCATGTCGCTGTGCCGCCCGCCGAGGCGCCATTGACCGACGACGACCACTGGCCACCAGCGTGACAGACGTCAAACACGCCTGGCCCGAAGGTGTCGCCGCTTCTGACGTGCCTGTCAATACGTCGTGTAACCACAATAGGAGAAAAGCCTATTAATATGGCGTGCACATGTTAACGGTAGTCACGTGTTTTTGTGTGGCGTGTATCCAGCCACAGGTGAGACGCCTAGGCGTCAAGCGTGTTCCGTCGTTATATCGCCCATGCGTTTGTCGCTTTTGACTCCCAGGTAAAATGAAAATATAACCGTTGCGTCTTTAGGGCGGCCGGTCTGGGGAAACCCGCTGATGTGAAAGGGCATGGACTGGGGAAAACAAAAGATTTAGATCGATCTTCGCTGCTGACCTCCATCTTCATCCATTCCGCCCCTCCTCCATCTTCATCCTTTCCGCCACCTCCTCCATCTTCATCCTTTCCGCCCCTCCTCCTGCTTGCCCCCCATTCCTTGTACCGGTTTCCATGGGTGCCCACGATATCACGGTGTCAGAGGTGAGGCGCCACAGAGAGGAACTCGTGGCCAAGGATGCGCAGCTCCgggccaaggatgtggagctctgTCAGCTCTGGGAGGAGAAGAGTGACCCGCTCCTCCGTCATGAGCGTCAGCTGACGGAGCTTCATGAGCGTCAGGAGTCAAAGACTAAGATGCTTGTGGCCTCGTCGGCGTTGTTGCAGGAATCGGCAGCTGCGCTGGTGCGCGAGCGCTTCGATCGTGAGAATCTCTAGGGTCGCCTCCTCCTGGACCGATTGCTGGATCATGTCACCACGCAAGCGGTGAGGCTTCGCGATGCGTACCCTCGTGCGACCGCGACCATGTCGGCCGTCGAGCTAAACCCGTTCGGTCATCCCATCGAATTCCACGAGCTCCGGCTTCCTGACATGGTCACCTTCTTTAGTTATCTCTCCAAGGAGTTGAACCGTCTCCATGTGGCGGTGGGTGAGGCGCTGGACAAGGAGGGGGTCCGTGGTGCCATCGCCATTGGCGGTCTAATCCTGTCGGGACTTCATCACcgcaatccattcgtgccattcaaCGTCGTCttcgacgagctggctcccgtggaccaggagcgggctctgcgggcagtGGCTCCCTGCCTTACCACCGCCGTTCGCCTGGAGAAGCTAAGTAACTTCGGTGGTTTGGTATGATTGCTGATTGGCATCACTTGTTTTGGCCTCGTTTAGTTTGTGCCGTCAGAAGGTTCTGAAGAACTGAAGAAGGTTTGGTTTGACTATTGATTGATGTGAATTGTTTAAGCATCGTTTTGTCTAAGCATCATGGAGGCTCTGAAGAATTGAAGAAGTTGCAGATCAAAGTGAAGGCCAGTTAGGTATGCTGATTAAGTATACATTCAGCATATAAGTTAGCAATTTATCAATGTTGCttttgttgcttatgtatgctatgaaCTTGGGTTCATGCCTTTGGTATGCAGTTAACAAGTTATCACTGTTGCTTTTGTTGTTTTGCTATTTAGTTACATTTGAACTCTGATACAAAATTATTTAACCCAGACAAATTGACTTAAATTTGAACACAAACACAGATTGGGTTAAATTCAGAATTGACACGAGGACAAACTCAGTTTACcccaaaaattcagttaacttagaACTCCCAGGACTACTGGAATATTCAGTTAACTTTGAACTCCCAGCTTGAGATAGATAACTGGAatattgtaatgccccgagaccgatgcaccagatgtcatccagttattcgccgtcgttgccatgccgtttgcttgcatgttgcactttgccatgtcatgatgtGCATTTtatctacatgtttttcaaaacttgcatccgttcgggtcccctagttctctccgttgtccgttctgagtccaaccacactcgCATGCGCCCGTCACACCTCCTAGATCTTGTTTCATGCGCaggagaaaatgttctcggaatgggccgagagttgacgagtggtcttggtacatcatcggtagaccgcccgtcaaatttcgttccatttggaggttgtttgatgccccaatgttTAACCGCATTAACCGCCggacccctttctctttgcagctcaGCACCCCTCcatcacagcccactagcccatctaaaccctctACATGATCTttgccgtcggatcacgatcgtgtgggcgaaaactgcacctcaatAACCCTCTCCTAACTCCCTTAACCTATATATTAGCCTCCCCCTCCACAAATCACGGGTAAAAACCCTAGCATCCTCTCCTCCcgctgccggacatgtccacctCGCCGCCGGACACGTTCAGCCGCCACCTCCGGCCAATGGGAGGCCTCCACGTCGCCCCCGCGCCACCAGTCACCGTCGCGGGCCGAgggagcccagatcgggcccgccccgggccagatcGGCCCTGCGCCGCGCGCGCGCCTCTGCCGACCGCCGCCGCCTTGGGCCTCGCCGCCACCGACCACCTCCACCGCGCTAGTTGCACCGCCACCGCCCgttcgccgcgccgcccgcgccgccaccgTGCGCCGCTccgcgcctcgcgccgccgcctccgccgctcgccggagctctgCCGGCCTCCCGCGCCTTGCCGCCTCTTCACCGGCGACGCCCCTCGGCAGAGTCCGCCGCCCGGATCTGgtcaggtggaccagatccaccggctCATCCAGCCAAACGGCCGGATCCGTCCTGCACCGCGCCGTCCCGCTTCCCTCCGTCCCGTTTTTCCCAAGGGTATAAAAATTCCAGTCCCAGATTTTATTACATCATGTATGCATGTTTGGATGGTCATAACTTTGTGCATATTGCTTCATTTTATgtgtataatatgtcaaaatgttcatttcTTGATGCTCTAAATTCTAGTGTATTTTGCATTCATGTTACtgtccatcttgatgccttaatcttcgCCGCAAAACTGttaagtgatataaactgctgaaatCTGCTGCCTGTTAACATCATTTAGGCATTTTGCGAGTGTTGTATCTTTATCCCTGTTGATcatatggtgatgatcttgatatgaaAATGTTAAGATCAGAGtgctctacatgttggtgtgatttgcattcACGTTCGGGTGCATATTGACATGTTAACCTCTATTGCAAAAGTGCTTACtgatgttaactgctgaaaactgttataacttgtcattttatcatttttatatctttttgtgtgattttcttttgagcatcatgtcaacatgttttaggagcatagtcATGCTGTATTTGCAGTGGTGCAATCCATTTATATTTATATGCcccgtggtgagtgaatcaagcttatgaagtgggctacttgctgttaatgttctgctaagtctgaatttgtcatatcatgttgctatgtttgcttgatgctaccatttaatccatgcataattcggagatgcctagttgacatgttttgatttCCGTATTATGATCTATCATTCAATGCCAtttgatgcctcatatatgtccTGTAGGATATGTTTTAATTGCCATGAACTTGCCTAAATGATGTTctagttttctgttaacttcatgatgccatgttgtgagcttgatattaaTTAATCTATGACTGTTTTGTAGATACTCCAATTACTtgttttgaagtatgctatgagtaaTTTTTTCAAATTACAAGTTTGATAATATTCGACTTCATATGACCTCTGTTACAAGATTGCGAACATGTTATGATGATGTTGctgtttacacttgctgaaactgttacaactttcaaacttgtcttgatggttccctctaatccatgagccatatgcatatgatgccttgatgttatttgctctttgttatgtatACTTTGATGCCATGTCCCTGTTTGCTATGTATAGTTGTtgtagcatctttgtttcatgcctccaatatGTCATCATATTAACTCCGCTCATACATATGCGCTGTTTTTCAGTCATAATCTGTGTTATAAAGTTTTTTTTGCATAGATCATATTGGTTTaaccttgatgcctatgaacctgaaccttaatgatatttgaagcatgTTATCTGTACATTGAGCGCatatcaagtttgtgctcatatgattcctgtagcatattgttttgatggttgcaaagtgcctacttgctgttttgggcagattgttgttatatcttgttttgagtgtatgtgttgaaacattgctccattttgagcatgctctatatgaatcttgattagaatttcatgtagtttcataatatCTTGTTGCGtccatgttttgagtgtgttttcttgatgcttaaatgcattttgcatcaatgtcatgtttaacttgtgttgctcatatcttctagactgtagctccgaattaaatgaactttatatgtaacttgactaaaaAATCGGGTAGATCATCCTGGTGCactttaacttgctatttaacaacttcaaGTTATGGTTTTGTTCAGATCTGAaacaatttcaaaatttgcatatgaggactttctggaattgttatatgttgtttccggcctcatttaaacttgttttgatgtggggctcttgtatgcatcatctcttgccatgagtagcatcatgtagccttgtcatgcatcctacttggttgagcatcgtgccatgtttatgtgttgggtgtttaccttgttgtttgcttctttccggttgtgcttcttcttgatagttcctgttttgttgcgatcgtgaggattcgttcgactacacttggttcgtctatgcctgtttgtcttcttcatggactcgatcttcttactagcgggatttcaggcaagttgaccgataccctggatctcactactatcattgtatGCTAgtcgtctcgatgctatcgctatgtcgcgattCCTACCACTTGtatatcaagcctcccaatatgcgatgaaacagcctctaacctttttcaccatcccagcaaaccgttgtttggctatgttactgttggggaacgcggtaatttcaaaaaaaaatcctacgatcatgcaagatctatctaggtgatgcatagcaacgagaggggagagtgtgtccatgtaacctcgtagaccgaaagcggaagcattatgacaatgcggttgatgtagtcatacgtcttcatgatccgaccgatcctagcaccaaagctgcggcacctccgcgatctacacacgttcagctcggtgacgtcccacgaactctagatccagctaaggtcgagggagagtttcgtcagcacgacggcgtggtgacggtgatgatgaagttaccggcgcaggcctttgcctaagcactacgatgatatgaccgaggtgtgtaactatgaaggggggcatcgcacacggctaaataatgaacttgtgtgtctttggggtgccccctcccccgtatataaaggagaagaggggaggccggccggtcctcataggcgcgccaaggggggaggaatcctcctcctagtaggagtaggactcccccctttcctagtcctactaggagaagaaggaaggaggggggaagagaaggaaggagggggcgcctcccctccccttagtccaattcggactaggcccatgggggggcgcgTGGCCAGCCCTTGGCAGCCCCTCTCTATCTctcctaggcccaataaggcccattacttctctggtggttccgataacccttccggcactccagttttatccgaaacttctccggaacacttgcgGTGTTCGAATATAATcgtccaacatatcaatctttatttctcgaccattttgagactcctcgtcatgtccgtgatcacatccgggactccgaacaatctttggtacatcatatcacataaattcatagtaccaatcgtcatcgaacgttaagcgtgcggaccctacgggttcgagaactatgtagacatgaccgagacacgtctccggtcaataaccaatagcggaacctggatgctcatattggttcctacatattctgcgaagatctttatcactCAAACCGCATgacaatatacattgttccctttgtcatcgatatgttacttgcccgagattcgatcatcggtatcatcatacctattttaatctcgttactggaaaaatctctttactcgttccgtaatacttcatcccgtaactaactcattactcacaatgcttgcaaggcttatagtgatgagtattaccgagaggacccagagatacctctccgaaacacggagtgacaaatcctaatcttgatctatgccaaccaaacaaacaccttcggagacacctgtagagcacctttataatcaccctttcatgttgtgacgtttggtagcatacaaagtgttcctcctgtattcgggagttgcataatctcatagtctgaggaacatgtataagtcatgaagaaagtagtagcaatgaaactgtaacgatcatgatgctaagctaacggatgggtcttgtccatcacatcattctcctaatgatgtgatcccgttcatcaaatgacaacacatgtctatggttaggaacataaccatctttgattaacaagctagacaagtagaggcatactagggacactatgttttgtctatgtattcacgcatgtagtaagtttctggttaatacaattctagcacgaaataaacatttatcatgaaataaggaaataaataataactttattattgcctctggggcatatttccttcagttaccgctttgctcagcccctcttatagcgttgctagttgcaggtgtagatgtaggttgttccatgttgcgacatggatatcttggatatcttgggatatcccaatatctcttatttaattaatgcacatgtatacttggtaaagggtggaaggctcagccttatgcctggtgttttgttccactcttgccgccctagtttccgtcataccggtgttatgttccttgattttgcgtccctaacacgatgagggtttatgggcccctcttgacagttcactttgaataaaactcttccagcaaggcccaacattggttttaacatttgccaacataataatactgaattaattaattaattggcatagggcatcATGAACCCAAGGATTTTCCACATAATACAGGGGCCAGTGTTGAtagtgttggtcccaaactagagcactgtgcggggaTGCCCCGGGGCAACCTGGGTTATTTTGGTACCTGTATGCGTCGCTCATCCGTCGTGGCCTGAGACTAGATACACGCGGCTCCTATtagggtgtcggcacgccgggaggtcttgctggattagttttaccattgtcgaaatgtcttgtgcaccgggatcctgagtctgatcggatgtcctgcgatggaggattgtctccgcggatcatgagcttgtcatgggctaagttgggacaccc is a window of Triticum dicoccoides isolate Atlit2015 ecotype Zavitan chromosome 2B, WEW_v2.0, whole genome shotgun sequence DNA encoding:
- the LOC119364015 gene encoding dCTP pyrophosphatase 1-like; the protein is MNAVASEEAGAAAVTLEELRKKMADFARERDWEQYHSPRNLLLALVGEVGELSEIFQWKGEVPKGLPGWEERETEHLGEELADVLLYLVRLSDMCGVDLGKAALHKIDLNARKYPAGPGCRPSKKGAHCSDDTGDRPDDCGDVVAAVHTNEIKKEHAS